The following is a genomic window from Staphylococcus saccharolyticus.
TCTAGGGTTTGCTCTGTATATCAAAATCAATATGATTATATGAAGTTATATAAGAATCATACATCTTAATTGTACGTTTTTCGACAGAGAAGTGTCAAGATATGAAATTGCACTACTTTCATTAAATGTTCACATGTAATGAAAAACTTGTATAATTGTTGAATAAAAGAATGAGTAGCATAAAAGCTACCCATCAATTGAAAATATATGTTTAAATGCGATTACTCTTCGTCAAATAATGATCTAGGTGTGTCATCATCAGATTCACTTTCTTCAACATCTCCATCAAAGATACCTAATTTTTCACGTAATTTACGGTCAATTTCTTCTTTAATCTGAGGGTTTTCTTTAAGATAATTTTTTACATTTTCTTTACCTTGTCCCATTCTCTCTTCATTATATGAATACCAGGCACCTGATTTATCTATGATATCATTCTCTACACCTAAATCAATGAGCTCTCCTTCTTTAGAGATACCTTGACCATACATAATATCTACTTCAGCAACTCGAAAAGGAGGAGCTACTTTATTTTTTACAACTTTAATTTTAGTTCTGTTACCAACAATTTCTTGACCTTGTTTTAGCTGTTCAGCTCTTCTTACCTCTAAGCGTACTGAGCTATAGAATTTTAATGCTCTACCACCTGGAGTAGTTTCAGGGTTACCAAACATGACACCGACTTTTTCACGTATTTGGTTAATAAAGATAGCTGTTGTATTTGACTTAGAAATAGCACCCGATAATTTTCTAAGCGCTTGAGACATTAATCTGGCTTGTAAACCAACATGAGTGTCTCCCATTTCACCTTCTATTTCAGCTTTAGGTGTTAAAGCCGCTACAGAATCGACTACAACAATATCTACTGCACCACTTCGAACAAACGCTTCGGCAATTTCTAAACCTTGTTCACCGTGATCTGGTTGAGACAAATATAGATTATCAATATCTACACCTAGTGCTTGCGCATAGACAGGATCAAGCGCATGTTCTGCATCAATAAATGCAGCAACTCCACCGTTTTTTTGTACTTCAGCAATTGCATGTAAAGCTACTGTAGTTTTACCTGAACTTTCTGGTCCATAAATTTCAATAATTCTTCCTTTAGGATAACCACCTACTCCTAGTGCATTATCCACTGTTACTGAGCCACTTGAAGTACTGGAAACTTTACGACCTTTGTTATCACCAAGTTTCATAACTGCACCTTTACCAAATGATTTCTCCATATTTTTTATAACTGTATCTAAAGCTTTTTGACGTTCATTATCCAAAGCGAGACCTCCTATTACAGAAAATTATCTGTTTAATATCTTATCCTTACTATACAAGTTATCTAACCAAAACACAAGCTTTTTACGAATATTTGTTCGTGTAAAATGATAATTTAGAACGACGAAAACGAACAAATGTACTTATATTCATAACAGAAAAGCAATTATTTATTATTTTTAAACCAATTTAATAATCTAATCATTGCATAATTTTGACTTCTGCTTTGTAATAAATTTCTACTTAGTGCCATTTTAAAAGTTTCTACTTTGAGCTCTTGACCATCATAGATCCCTAAATAAACTTCAGCCTCCATATGTAATAGTACAATACCCAAATTCGTATTGTACAAATCTCTAACATATTGAGCAGCTTCAATTAACTGATTGTGAGTACTATGATTATACTTAATAAAACGACTTGAATGAGGCAATACGCCTTTAACTATATCCTTATTATCAACATTTTTTAATCTTGTATAAATTGCTCCATTTGTAACTCCGTCGTAGATTGCAAATGACTGTTGCGTTGATTGTATGACTGATTGTTCAATCGTTATATCATCTGAACCGAAATAATATTCCCCAATTCTATTAAGCACTTCTTCCTTAACTGGTGAAATAAGTTGTTTACATTGATTTTTAGTTTCAGAATTTGCTGTTAATCTTATGTAGACTTCATGAGTTCCAGCAAGTGGTGCGATAGTCGGATTTGATTGGTTATCAATGATATCCATTAAAATGGTTTCTACTTTTGATTCTCCAATTCCTGCGAATTTTAATAGTTCTGAGTAAATAACTTGATCATTATCCATAAGTAGTGGTAAAAGTTCATTTTTAGCCATTGGTTTCATTTCCCTAGGTGGACCAGGTAATAAAATTACTTTTTTACCTTCTTTTTCCATTAACATTCCTGGAGCCATACCTGTTTTGTTAGGTAATACAATTGAATCTTCAATAACTAAAGCTTGCTGTTTATTATTGGGTGTCATTTCTTGACCTTGCTCTCTGAAATAACTTTCAATAAAATTTAAAGATTCCTCATCTATTACCAAATCTTTACCCAGTACATTAGCTACTGTATGCTTAGTTAAATCATCCTTAGTAGGTCCTAATCCACCGGTTAATACGAGCATATCGAAACGAGTTAAACCTTTTCTAATCACATATTCTAATCGCTCAGGATTATCACCAATTACCGTATGCTCTACAATACTTTTCCCAACACTATTAAACAATTTAGAAAGATATTGTCCGTTTGTATTAGCTATTTGACCTAAGAGTAATTCAGAACCAACAGCGATGATTGATGTTTTCATATGATACAGCACCTCCATCGATTATTTTCACAATACATTTATTATATATTCTTTTGTTTTATAAATCTAAAATATCAGTCTACAAAAAAGACTAAGCTT
Proteins encoded in this region:
- a CDS encoding CinA family nicotinamide mononucleotide deamidase-related protein; translated protein: MKTSIIAVGSELLLGQIANTNGQYLSKLFNSVGKSIVEHTVIGDNPERLEYVIRKGLTRFDMLVLTGGLGPTKDDLTKHTVANVLGKDLVIDEESLNFIESYFREQGQEMTPNNKQQALVIEDSIVLPNKTGMAPGMLMEKEGKKVILLPGPPREMKPMAKNELLPLLMDNDQVIYSELLKFAGIGESKVETILMDIIDNQSNPTIAPLAGTHEVYIRLTANSETKNQCKQLISPVKEEVLNRIGEYYFGSDDITIEQSVIQSTQQSFAIYDGVTNGAIYTRLKNVDNKDIVKGVLPHSSRFIKYNHSTHNQLIEAAQYVRDLYNTNLGIVLLHMEAEVYLGIYDGQELKVETFKMALSRNLLQSRSQNYAMIRLLNWFKNNK
- the recA gene encoding recombinase RecA encodes the protein MDNERQKALDTVIKNMEKSFGKGAVMKLGDNKGRKVSSTSSGSVTVDNALGVGGYPKGRIIEIYGPESSGKTTVALHAIAEVQKNGGVAAFIDAEHALDPVYAQALGVDIDNLYLSQPDHGEQGLEIAEAFVRSGAVDIVVVDSVAALTPKAEIEGEMGDTHVGLQARLMSQALRKLSGAISKSNTTAIFINQIREKVGVMFGNPETTPGGRALKFYSSVRLEVRRAEQLKQGQEIVGNRTKIKVVKNKVAPPFRVAEVDIMYGQGISKEGELIDLGVENDIIDKSGAWYSYNEERMGQGKENVKNYLKENPQIKEEIDRKLREKLGIFDGDVEESESDDDTPRSLFDEE